CAAATCTGGGTGTTGGGCTGCTGAAGGATTGTATGGCATGGTCTCCATTGTAGATCTTCCATCAATGCTTGTTTAGTGCACTggtgccactgtggacaccctTGATATGTTGCTAGTCTGTCACAGGGCTCACAGACACCCCTGTTTAAATATGACAGTTTTTTCCTTCAACACTGTAGTAGTACCATGTGCTGCCTGCCCTCagtgaatgttttttttcttctcccttCCCTTGGAGTAGCTCCATAACCAAGCAGGATGGAACAGGAGGAAAGTCCATCCATGGAAATAAGTTTGAAGATGAGAACTTTGTTGTAAGACACATCAGGCCAGGTCTGCTGTCCATGGTGAACCGCGACAGGAATACCTCCATGGGGGTGGTCACACAGATGGGACATCTTGGCTTAAAGTGGGAAGACACTTAAACGCATAGTTAGTACAGACTGTGGGCAGCTGTAGCCGACTCTCAACACTCTGCACTGTGTGCATTTTGTATGTGTGGTTTTGTAAATGTCTTTATATTAATAAAGGATAAATTTTACTATATTTTTCCCTGCCTGGATTGTGGAAAGATCCAGTGGAACGATGTTGAAGAAATTCTATTTAAGCACATTGTTTCCAAAATTTCCTGTCTAACGGTATCACTGTAAAAACGTTTTTATCATTGCACTTAAATGCTAATTACTATTAATTATGGGTGCACTGAAACTAGTATACATTTCGGGTTTCGATACAGTGCTCATGTACTCAATACCTTTAATCGATACCATGTGGTGACATATCAGCCATATCGTTAAGCGAAATAAACGGGACTACATATTGTTTGCAGTGTGGGGGTTCTTAACGACAAAAACGAAAATACTCAAGATTGTGCTCTGCTGAACCATCAAGAGGAGGTACGAAACAAGTTCATGCAATATAAGTGCAGTACTTTAACCCTCATGCAATGAAAATAACACTTACCCAGTATATTTTTCGTTAAGGTAAATAATGTAATGGAATTACGCGATGTAAAACCTTTGTGAACCAAGGTTGTAGgccaggggtattcaactaaaatttaaagatgTCCAGTTAGAGGAAAAaatcttgaagcaaaggtccagaagataataatgtctaactatttaatagtgtgatatatatttaagtagcctattagttgcatcaacgttgtatgtaatcagtaccggactgtcaaatcaaattaattcagtacaattcaaaaagtTTTGAcattattgtcacgtgacatagaacttcggccagctggcttcagctttacgatttcaggttctactgctaaaccactaccgaaaagactacaaacgctgcgccggttaaaataaaagcgccccgtcagttttgaaataactaaatgttttggctgtcggtccgggtccgtatgggacagcttctgggtctggacccggaccgcggtccgcctgttagtgaccgctgtTGTAGACGGCCCGcgacatgtttttaaaataatttttatattatggTTTATATTAAATATCTAATTTTTAGACCACTAATTGGTATGGATATCGGTGAGTACCAGACAGCGTGCATCGGTACTCAtatttggtttaaaaaaatgcatgccTAATACTAACATTTTCATAGCTATGATGAGGGACACGACTGCGTATCTCTGGTGTGCGTATATTTTCCTTGATTTACGGTAAGTGCATTTTCCACCAGAGAAAAAGAGATTACGGTAAGGTGTATACAGGGCGTCAGTTCCGGTTTGCGGAAAGGGCACGAAATTTAAATTTCCGGCCATAAGTTGGCTACTTCTGGATGTTTTTGAAAATGAATAGTCTGTCGTCGGACGTCGACATAGACACCGCTGTAGAAAAGCTGAAGAAAAAGTACTTGGAGAGGATCGATTGGGTAAAGTAATTCACCAGTTGTGCATTTATAAAGGTTTAAAACGCGTAACACCAAAGTTGGTGGTAACTAGGTTGGTGACCAACAGATGACAGACACAACAATCTGGTCAGACAATAGACCGAGTCAAATATTCTGACCAAGTTTAAAGATTTCTAACAAAACCAATAACCTGGCGTAATTTCTAGCAGTGGGCTGTCTGCATTAACACTGTCCATTTGTGTTTGTTGGCGAATCTTTAGGTACATATACTGCTGATTATGGAAACGACTAGATGttcagtgttgccaactttgaTCAACTGTCTAGCGTGAGATTTTAATTTCGAGAGAagtgtgcacacatgcacaagcaGTGACATGTATACAACAGTGTTATTACGTGGTAAATAGTAGGGCTTGCAAGCTACCCCAACGCTGTTTATGTAGCTAGACTTGATTTGCCGTAAGTGAGCGTGGGGGTCAGAGAGTGTGTCACGCTGGATGCGTGAGAGTTGCAACCCTGGATTTTGTGGAAGGGTGTGTTTTACTAACGATGtgtggcctgtgtgtgtgtgtatgtgattttaatttttttaggaAGCGGCCGAGGGTGCACCTGCAAGAAACTGTGCGACCGAGAAGTTCCCGTTTTATGGTCAGTTTTGAtgttcaaaaaaagaaaacgagtggaaaataaaatgacgtcaatgtttcgttttattgcattcacacgATTTCTCGTATTGCATATGGTTTATTATAAAAgcgggtattttgtactgataATTGCTGCATATGAGTAAAGACACGTTTCACTTTTACAGACCTACCTCGAAAAAGATATTCGCCCTGCGCAGAGGAATATATACCCCCAGTTTTCGGGGAAACAACTGACTGCAAGAAACCTGTCCGAGAACCTTTCAGGTTGGTCCCGAATAACCGTGATGggtttagggtgaccagataatccatgtcagggaggacacattGAGCTACTACGGGTTTTACAAACAACTTTCAAAGGCTCCTATGCTctgctaaatagttcagctctgcttgtgctttgactgctttgtttccttgactgaaagactcatccagctgtttcacattagcattagtgacacatgcatgattataggagactgaccaatcagcaaacagcaagaactcagtgctcaagtgaaatccaggtcagtttaattgaaatggtaatttacaattcctgtcctagctcagagtgtcctccctgacatggattatctggtcaccctagatgGGTTCTCAAAATTGTATTTTCTGCTGTTTGCTGTTTGTTCTGTGCCGCTAAAAATCTTGTGGCTACTGAGTGACCTCTGTCATCACAGGAAACATGATCTGGAGCTGAACCAAGCAGAAGGTGAATACGAGGACAGTGATGAGGAATCAGACTCCGTGCTAGACAGCCATAGTTACTTCTACACTGAAACAGGCATGTGCTTTGCCCCTCAGGTTAAatcatacaaatattttttttaacaataaaaaagTATTAATGAGAAACGATGATATGGAGTACTCAAAGTTAAAATGCTTAATATCTTTTTTTGATACAGATGTGACTTTGCCCTCCAATCTGGCCAGGATCTCCAACTCCTGTGTGATGAAGGCAGCAGCTCCCTCTGGTGGGAGGGCATTGGAAGTGTGCTCTTCTCAGATGAAGTCCACCTCACCAAACATAAGTCAGGTGTACCAGGAGATGCTGGAGATTTATGAAAAGCTCCAGGTAGGTGGTCCCAGCTACCTCTATTCACTTACTGTTTGAGCAAGTTAGCAAAGCAATGCCACTCTGTACAGCTACAGCACAGTGATTAGAGATGTGACACTGTTACTTTGGCTGTGTGCAGGCTGAGAGGGTACACCAGCAGCGCTGGGCTGCAAGACTGCAGCAGAAAGAGTGTGTGCTGCTCCGCAGTTGCGATGCCCTGTGCGAGGTCGAGCAGGTCTGTGAACTGCAGGAGGTGATATCCAGAGACTTACTCCCTCCTGTACTTGATGATGTTTTATACctgttttttctctttaaataaCCTGCTATAAATAACAGGTCTGCTATACAGCTCAGTCTTTCACTTAAAAGGTCAACGATCAAGCTGTCTGAGACCTTGTTCTCTAACTGCTGTCCTGGCCGGAATAGGCAGGGCAAGCCCCCATTCTGGTGTCGCCACCTGATCTCTGCATCTTGATCTGTGTGGCATACTTGCTAACAGTAATCACTAGTAATATGTGCTTGGCAAAAAAATAAGAATACCTACTATTGGAGTGGCATCTTCTTCTTGTTGCAGTACCAGCAGAAGATCAGAGAGTTAAAGGAGGCACTGGAAGAGAAAACAAAGGAAAGCAAGAGAATGAAATCCAGCTTGGAAGCAGTCAAGGAGATGAATGAGGCGTTGAAGAAGCAGGCAACAGTTTATTCTATTTTTCTTCTGCTCCCAGGCGCTTTGTcacatgttttattttaatatttagtttTACCTTCTGTATCATTGATGGAAGAACAAACCATTGACAGTTTTCTAAATCACTTTTCAACACTAAGGGACATACCTCTGCTTTAATTTACCAGTGTTTTGCCATTACTGTCTTACCTTTGTTTCTCTAACAATGGAGTGTTTGTGTACAGCTCAGTGATGTCAGTGAACAAAGCAAAAAGATGGAGACCAAGTCAAGGAAAGTGCAAGCCCGTCTGGAGAACCTGCAGGTGAGGTAACGGACAGGTGACTTTGGGTCTGTGGTAgattatcctcctgagaccccacccattcatttatgtccattgtagtggacatattgtttttgcatctatcttttcactgatgtaaggaaacatatttattcctgttgtacactaaagaggacatgctgtgaaattaaaaataaaaatacatttgaaaaaatctaaattgtaagatgtcttatttcctccaaagacaaataacctaaaattgaagtccttgggtctcaggaggttatggGACTACATCCAGATAGGTTTTGGTTATCATTACAACCTGTGTCATTTAATGTATATGTCTAATTAGAGTTTTGCTTAAAATGAGATGACATGTAATCCTGAAGACATATGTCTGCTGTCAGTTTTCTGCATGATCTCTGACAAGAATTCAGTTCTTTGTGTAAAAATGCTTATATTGCCATTTTTGTTTTAGAGAAAATATGAGTATTCTTTAGCACAGAAGGGCCGTGAAAACATCACTTCAAAGAGCCAGGGGGTGAAACCTCCCACACAGGACAGCTCTTCCATCCCTGGAAAACTACCCAAGGTATACAGACCAGAAGAGTATGCTGAAAATGGTGTTTGAGGCTAGATGGCTGCCAGGTCTCTGCTGATCCAGTAAGCTTGACAGTGGAAGGTTAACTATTttagtgtttctcaacccagtcctcagggaccccccagacggtccatgtttttactccctcccagctttctgccagacagtccacaattttgctccctcccaattccATACACTGATCTAGGTAACTGACTTTGTAACTGGAAATGCGTCTCTTTGATGACTTAGAAGCCGGGTCTAAAGTGAGTAGCTGTCCACTTTCTTTGTGTACTGCTTGATTCTCTAAGTTTAAGGAACTTCGTATCTAAGAACTCGTCTTTGTCCATCAGTTGGTGAATTTCGCTTCTGACAGTGATGGTCACAGCTATGTGAAGCTACCAATTTCCCTCCCCAGGGCCCCAGGCACCCTGGCATTTTCAAGCTATTGGTGCAGACCCTCGACTGGGTGACGGACAGCCTCCTAGCCCCTCCAGGAGCAACGCAGCTGAAGACAGCCCTGGGCCAGCAGGAGGTGACCCCAGGCTCCCTTCCGGAGAGATGCTCAAAAGTATGATGCTCATTTTCCATGTGCTTGAGCATTTGTGGCATCTTGCTAGGGCCCCCTGGAGTCAATGCCAGTGTCCCACCTGGAGGGCATCAGGTTCTAAAAGGCAATGCATGATGGCACCCAGCGGAACGTCACCGTCCATCTTGCTCGCTTCCTCATCTGCTTCCGGCCCTGTGAAAATGCCGCAATGGAAGCCGGCGAGCTTCTGTACCCAGTGAACTTCTCCTCCCTGATTTCAGTGCAGCTTTTCCCTGGgctgaaaatgttttttgtttcttaCTCCTTGGgggtttttggttcctctcctcctttGCCTTCTGGCCTTTTCTTTCATattctttctgtctgtctgtctccctcccCCTTGTTTTATGCACCattttgtataaatgatgtaatAATTGATTTCTACATGCTCTTGTCAAGTGTTTGAAGCTGAAtagcgctatataaaaataaattaaaattgaaGGGTGATCTCCCATCATTGCCATTTGCTGTCAGCTTTTACTCTCCTcactttaatatattttcatCAGGCTGCCCGCCTAGCTCTCCTTAGTCCTGCTGCTGAAACTGACCCTCCTGTGTCCCTCATGGGGCCCCTGCAGGTGCTGCCCCTCCTTGCTGAGCAGCTGCAGACGCTGCCTGTGGATGACCTCGCCCTCCACATGTCCCTGCTCCACTTCATCTACTGGTCCCTGAGGCAGCTCGACGGACCCCCCCAGgtagcccccccgccccagaaGCTGATCTGCCCTCCACGTTGCCACACATGACTACTGGCTGTATAGTGCCCTGGAGCAGGCTGACTGGTCCTCCTCTCACGTGGTCCATAAGCCATGTCCCCCTGCTGCATGTCTTTCCCCTGTCTTGGCTGCTGTATTTATGAGGACGGCCCTTTGAGGATGCCAGAGTGACACATTCTGGCATTAAACACATTTGGGTCAGTATGAGCATCTGTACATGTGCCTTCTCATGACATGGGTGACCTTTTTTGAACTTTGTGGCAGTGATCCTGTTCTTTCAGTGTAGGAGTCCTCACCCCTGTGTCCTTTGCACGATCTCTAATGGGTCCGTTTCGCTTTCTGCAGCAGAACACGCTGACGTCGACCTTTCGCCGACTCGGCGAGGAAGTCTATCGCGGTACGGCACTGCAGGGAGTTTCCCTCGACCTGGATCCCCCACAGAGGACAAAGTCACCCTTCTTCTATAAGAGTCCCAGCCTCCACGCCAGGTTCCTCTCTACTCTGATCCTCCTGAAGACGGTTACCCAAGGTACTGCTAGCTTACTGAACCATGGGTTAAAGAGTTTAGGCAAGTAGGATCCAATGCAGTTTGCAGCCTGGGGTGATGATGATGTACATTTTTAAGCTGCCAGTCATTTTAAGATCTTTACCTCTTAGTTTAGTTCACCTATTTAGTGATCATGTGTCTGCTGAAATTTACTTGTCTCTATGGTACATCCTTTTAAGGTTCCCTGATTTTGAAGCTGTCCCAGTACTGGTGTTATGGAAACCAGTGCCTTACCGCAGCTTTTGGGCTATCTGTCGCTGAGCGAATGATCAGAGTTTTTGATGTTTCATTTGATCACCGCTACTATTAGTAGCTGCTGTCCGTGTTTATGCCGGGGATCCAGAGAGACACGCAGGTCAGAGATGATGTCCTGGTGACATGGCTGTGGATCCCTGACTCTGTGTGGGGGTCAGCTTCCAGCTGCACCATGAACTCTCCTGCTTTCTACTGAAGCCATTtactctctgtgtgtatgtggttAGCAGAGTCTACAGCAGAGGGCAGTGTTGTTCTTGACTTGTGGTTCAGCAGAAATTTACCCTTGCGGTCAGTATATTAACTTCCTTGCACTCCTTAACCTGGTAGGTGTATTGTATAAGTGCTTCCCTTACAATGGTTCAACAGCAGTGACTACAGCAATATAAGCAGTTTTGTGGACATTGAATGAGATTTCACTCGATTTTCTGGCTCTATTCTTTGATTGACTGGAAATAAAACTGCTGATAATGTGGATTCATTAATAAAAACGTTGCTATCTTAATACTCATGGTCCATTCCCCCAGACAGTTATGGTTAATACAGTCCACTCCCCCCGATGGCCACGTTTTCCACCTCAAGGTGTATGTTGTCTCTTGGGTGTGGAATTCCAACCTCATGTCATGAGGAAAAGCTGAACCAAAGACTACAGAGAACTTAGTAAAGTATTATGGTGTGTGAAGTGTGTGGAGTACAAACCGAGTGAGAAGTACTATGGAGTACAGCATGTGAAATATTAGTCATTAGAGTGTGAAGTATAATGGAGTACATATGGAGTGTAAAGTATTCTGGAGTAGAAATGGAGTGTGATGTATTATGTAGTACGCAATGTGAAGTATTAAGAAGTATGTATGGATTGTGAAGTATCATGTGTCAGTATTGGTGCAGCTCCCTGGTTGATGAGAGACTCTGGCTGCTTAATGCAGAAGTGCTCTGACTTGTTTCCTGAATGAGCAACTGGGCTGctaaccccctcccctcccacccTGCGTTCCAGCTGACATCTTGGCCCAGGCCCTGGGCACCCTTCATGAAGACGTGCGCCATGATGACGGGCGTGCCCTGTTCCTGCTGTATCGGGCGCTCCCCGTGATCTCTAGCCACCTGAAAGCAGGCAGCCGCACCCTGCTCTCTCTGGCCCTGGATGTGCTGCAGCAGATGAGCTTGGAGTCTGGTGAGTGCTGTCGTTCAGTGTCAGAGCCAcaggggggcatgggggggacCTGGATGGTTAAAAAAAGAACCATTAAGAGTTGTGCAAGGACTGGTTGTATGTCTTTTGCTTTCTGTGGATGTGTGACATCTTTTACCCCCTCTATGGCATCTTAGTAACACTGCTGCTCCCTACCATGAAAATCTTGGGCCCAGCTGTCACATTTGTTCTGGCCTGTACATCACAGCACGGCTGGGTGCACAGGGTCTGCTGTCAGAGCTCCTCCATGTCCTGGCACTGAGGCTCCCTCTCCTGGTGTGATCTGAGCATCCATTGTGAAAGCCTCTTATTGAAGTGAAGGACATTTTTCTGCCACATTAAACCTTAAAAAGCAGTATATCAGGATGTGTTCAGCTCTCATGTGCCGCTCGGCCAGTCACTTTCTGCCCACAGCTCACCTGGTGATGCCCAGGTGATAAGGGCTCGCACACCTACAGCCATCCAACAGATGTGCCGCTCCGTGTCTGTGCTGCTGTTCAGTAAGGTCACGGAGGGCCGAATCTGGTGGTTTGGCCTGGGGGCGGAGCCAGCTACCTCACGTGCCGTCACTGACACTGAGCAGACGGGGCCTGCGTGGGATGATTAATGCACGCAGCAGCCTGGCAATTAAAGCTGCCTAATCAGGAAGTCGTTAGGAGGTTTCTGGGGGAATTGGCCAGTTCACACCTGACGGTCACAGCCTTTGCTTGGAGCCCTTCATTTCGGTCCCTGTTTCCAGTCCCCTGCTGGctctggggggctgggggctccCTGGGGCTTATCCTGGCCATGTGTCTGCAAACTGTTCAGGACATGTAGAAGTGCTAACTCCACCCCCAGCCCCTGACGCAGGGCTTCTGGGAATGACAGTACGGGTTCGTCCCTGAGCTCCATGGCAGGACTACTActtcaaaatatttataaaatctTAATTACCTACATCAGGGTTATATGTAAATAGACTTAGTTACGGTTTTCTCTGTCTCCAGTGCATTTAGACTTCAGATGTTGTTTTAAAGTCATTTAACATGATCAAGGGGTCAGATAAGTTCTCTGTTCTCTCTTAGTATGTTTTTCTAGACTTGAACTTAATGTTCCTGTTAAAAGCACAGCACTAAGTACATGAGCCAGCACCACTAAAGACAGTAATTAGGCCACATTTTTATTGCGACGTTTTTATTGCAGTGCTGAGGAGTTCATTTGTTcagttttgttctttttaattgTATGCCATAAGAGGGTCCTGCAACATTTCACGTTTAATAAGGGAAGAAAGCTGTCATTTTTATGGTTGCGATGTGGGGAGAGGATTGTGAAACGGTGTATTTTTTGCCATTGGTCAGCTGGGGCCCTCAAATTACTCTTGTTGCTGCATCTGAGAATTGACAGACCAAAGCTGTTTTCCTTGCAGGGGGCTGAGAAACTAAGGGGCCCAGATCTCAGTGGGGCTTAGGGATGGGTACCAGAACTAGGTATTAAACACACCCTGAGGCTAAATTATTAAAGACTGTAGTATCAGAAACCACCAACATTATCAGTTCTGTTTTTGGTGCTGAGGAAATTTTaagaaaatatatttcctaTTTATTATTGCTACATAAAGGTTCTGTTGCACACATCATTTCACCAGCTCTGTTTCTTATTGCATTTCTGCTATTATCAATCCAGAAGAGAGAGATCTCTCAGCCTTGTGTGAGTGGTGGAGCACAGAGcatctctctctcgctctctcgctctctctctcttccccccccccccctccctcctgatGTTGACAATGCTCCTTGCCAATAAGTCTTTTGCATGTAAGGGCGGATTTGGACAAACTAAGGTTATCATACAGTAAAATTACTGGCATTCCTCCATTCAGTTGTAATGAACATTATtacatttgttttgtatttccATCACAAGATCAGTCTCTCATAGTCAAATGTGCATGATTTCTTTTCATATACATTGCAGTTTGCAGCTTAATGTTAATTTATATAAAGTACGTATGAGAAAGCAATGTTAATTCTGTTCTTAATTTGTTACTTTTtatttacaaaagaaaaaaacagtactgttaAAGTACTGGATCAATAAGCAGTATCAGTAAGAGTAGTAGTATTGTTAAAATCTTAATGATACCCATCCCTAGTGGGGCTGTGGTAGCTTGACATGCTACGTGATTGTGTGGCTCCCCCTGCATGAGGGCCATTTAAATGGGACATTCGTGAAGCCGTGTTATGGGATGACTTCATTTGTGCATGCTGTCAGAGTTGATATTACATTGGTAATATCCAGTGTTGCTGAGTGCAAGCCCTTGGCGATATGGTTAAACTTGTTGAATTGTTATTGAGCCTTGAATTATACATGTCACTGTGTCCAGGGCATCTAAAGGTTTAAATGGTCAGATATTTTCTTGTCATCATATTGTATCTGATCCACATCTGGGGTGCTTTTCTCCCTCCAGTCTGCTCCTCAGAAGAgattaaagcccccccccccccagctctgccaAATTAGAAGCAGGCTCTGGTATCACAAAACAATTTGGAGAATAAGACTGAATTTAATTTGCTGGACAATGTTTTTCTCCAGTCATTTGGTGGGGGGGTTAAAACCATATTTGGCCCCTAGTTAATTGATGATATGTTCAGACATAAAACAAAAGTGATTGAAGACATGCAGAAAACCTTCAGGAGTGCCTTAATTGGCTGGGTGATGAATGGGAGCGCTGGTGTGGCCTCCTGACGCGTACCAGAGGTAGTACTGCACGTTCCCTCTGAGCTGTCCTGCTGTACTCATACTGGGTGCATTTGAGAGAGCACATTCTCAGCACTTCCTTTATGAGTGATATTTTGGTGCTGGCAAGTTTAGCGACTTGGACTTCCTGTCTGTAGGACACCTGAATTGCTTCCTGGAGTCCTGCAGCACGGAGGACTTCTTTCGCTCAGTGTCCCTGCTCCTGCGCAGTCCCCGTTTAGAGGTCACGGTTGTCGAGAAGGTCAGCGTCCTCCTGCAGAAGCTCTCCAAGATGAGGTGGGTCCCTCACAGGGTAGTCCCATGTCCAGATGTGAGTCTGAGGGCTGCTGTGCTCTGCTCTGATTGCCCATATGGGTGTTTTTTGCTGAGTGTCTGTACGGCACAGCACTACAGACCTATTAAGTACTCATTCAATAAACTGACAGCTTGGAACTGGTGAAAGTTTGCTGCAGAGTTGGggattaaaaacaaatgaataacaCTTTATTCCTTGTAAAATGCTAAGTGTGTCTCTTGTTCACATGCATCATCTTACGTTACGCTCACGGCGGTTAACTCATCCACGCCACGTCAAATCGCTGCTTGGCCTCCATCATTCAACGATTCACTTTTTGACAGAAAAGCATCTTTTGGTTACTCGCAGGAAGAACAGGAGGCTGTTTGAGCTTTTCACCATCCACCTGAAGCTGCAGGAGATGCAGAGGACAACTGACCCCACCCACTCCTTCCTGGTCATCAACCTCAGCTCCATCCTCTTCAACCTAGGCATGTTGAAGAAGGCCCACGTCTGTGACGGTCAAGGAGCCGTAGACTGACAGTGGGATGCGTACGTTTGCACTTTAACTGTACGAAGACACCTTGTGGCCTAGTGTtcctgtatctctgtgtcatgATGGAGTGTAAATCTGTGCACAAAGAAGTGGCTTGAATGGTGTATTTTATTGATGCTGATTATCTGCATGTGCTTCTAGTTTGTGCTCTGGATTAACACTTTATGTACTGTCctgagagagggggagagagagcgtGCAGTGTTtgaacataaaaacaaatatccTTTTGTGAATTCATACATTGCTGACTATTGTAAAATTaccatttttaatatattttctcTTTCTTGTGGGGTAACATCTCCCGCCTGTCCTGTATCAGAATGTGTTTGTAATTTTTGTGTCTGCTCTGTTCGTGTCAAATAACTTTGTATGTATCTCTGACCCGTTTGCATGTTAAGGAAAATAAACGCTCTGCTTTAG
This window of the Paramormyrops kingsleyae isolate MSU_618 chromosome 1, PKINGS_0.4, whole genome shotgun sequence genome carries:
- the LOC111846859 gene encoding coiled-coil domain-containing protein 138 isoform X1 produces the protein MFLKMNSLSSDVDIDTAVEKLKKKYLERIDWEAAEGAPARNCATEKFPFYDLPRKRYSPCAEEYIPPVFGETTDCKKPVREPFRKHDLELNQAEGEYEDSDEESDSVLDSHSYFYTETDVTLPSNLARISNSCVMKAAAPSGGRALEVCSSQMKSTSPNISQVYQEMLEIYEKLQAERVHQQRWAARLQQKECVLLRSCDALCEVEQVCELQEYQQKIRELKEALEEKTKESKRMKSSLEAVKEMNEALKKQLSDVSEQSKKMETKSRKVQARLENLQRKYEYSLAQKGRENITSKSQGVKPPTQDSSSIPGKLPKGPRHPGIFKLLVQTLDWVTDSLLAPPGATQLKTALGQQEVTPGSLPERCSKVLPLLAEQLQTLPVDDLALHMSLLHFIYWSLRQLDGPPQQNTLTSTFRRLGEEVYRGTALQGVSLDLDPPQRTKSPFFYKSPSLHARFLSTLILLKTVTQADILAQALGTLHEDVRHDDGRALFLLYRALPVISSHLKAGSRTLLSLALDVLQQMSLESGHLNCFLESCSTEDFFRSVSLLLRSPRLEVTVVEKVSVLLQKLSKMRKNRRLFELFTIHLKLQEMQRTTDPTHSFLVINLSSILFNLGMLKKAHVCDGQGAVD
- the LOC111846859 gene encoding coiled-coil domain-containing protein 138 isoform X3; protein product: MFLKMNSLSSDVDIDTAVEKLKKKYLERIDWEAAEGAPARNCATEKFPFYDLPRKRYSPCAEEYIPPVFGETTDCKKPVREPFRKHDLELNQAEDVTLPSNLARISNSCVMKAAAPSGGRALEVCSSQMKSTSPNISQVYQEMLEIYEKLQAERVHQQRWAARLQQKECVLLRSCDALCEVEQVCELQEYQQKIRELKEALEEKTKESKRMKSSLEAVKEMNEALKKQLSDVSEQSKKMETKSRKVQARLENLQRKYEYSLAQKGRENITSKSQGVKPPTQDSSSIPGKLPKGPRHPGIFKLLVQTLDWVTDSLLAPPGATQLKTALGQQEVTPGSLPERCSKVLPLLAEQLQTLPVDDLALHMSLLHFIYWSLRQLDGPPQQNTLTSTFRRLGEEVYRGTALQGVSLDLDPPQRTKSPFFYKSPSLHARFLSTLILLKTVTQADILAQALGTLHEDVRHDDGRALFLLYRALPVISSHLKAGSRTLLSLALDVLQQMSLESGHLNCFLESCSTEDFFRSVSLLLRSPRLEVTVVEKVSVLLQKLSKMRKNRRLFELFTIHLKLQEMQRTTDPTHSFLVINLSSILFNLGMLKKAHVCDGQGAVD
- the LOC111846859 gene encoding coiled-coil domain-containing protein 138 isoform X2, with protein sequence MFLKMNSLSSDVDIDTAVEKLKKKYLERIDWEAAEGAPARNCATEKFPFYDLPRKRYSPCAEEYIPPVFGETTDCKKPVREPFRKHDLELNQAEGEYEDSDEESDSVLDSHSYFYTETDVTLPSNLARISNSCVMKAAAPSGGRALEVCSSQMKSTSPNISQVYQEMLEIYEKLQAERVHQQRWAARLQQKECVLLRSCDALCEVEQYQQKIRELKEALEEKTKESKRMKSSLEAVKEMNEALKKQLSDVSEQSKKMETKSRKVQARLENLQRKYEYSLAQKGRENITSKSQGVKPPTQDSSSIPGKLPKGPRHPGIFKLLVQTLDWVTDSLLAPPGATQLKTALGQQEVTPGSLPERCSKVLPLLAEQLQTLPVDDLALHMSLLHFIYWSLRQLDGPPQQNTLTSTFRRLGEEVYRGTALQGVSLDLDPPQRTKSPFFYKSPSLHARFLSTLILLKTVTQADILAQALGTLHEDVRHDDGRALFLLYRALPVISSHLKAGSRTLLSLALDVLQQMSLESGHLNCFLESCSTEDFFRSVSLLLRSPRLEVTVVEKVSVLLQKLSKMRKNRRLFELFTIHLKLQEMQRTTDPTHSFLVINLSSILFNLGMLKKAHVCDGQGAVD